The Amblyomma americanum isolate KBUSLIRL-KWMA chromosome 2, ASM5285725v1, whole genome shotgun sequence genome contains the following window.
tgtgtgtgtgtgtgtgtgtgtgtgcgcgcgcgcgtgcgcgtgcgcgtgcgcgtgtgtgtgtgttcaaaTAAACGTGAATCGGTGACTATACTGCAAGAACGACCTTTCATCCTTTAACGCTATTGATATGGTGGCATGCTTTGTAACTGCCCAACGTTTTGAACGAAATTTCTTTCTGAGAGCTCTGTCATGTCTTTTTGATTTCCTCCTTGAATGGTAAAAACCTGATGATGCTTCATCGCATTAAAATAAAATTAGGATTTTTAATGAACAGAGGCTTTTAGTAAGGCTAAATATTCACTCCGCACCAATAGATCTTCTCCAGTTACAGTGCAACTATTTAATCATGGCGCTGATTTTGCATTCTTTCTGTGTGACCCTCTATGACTGGCAAGACAATTGATATTTTCTTGAAGGTAATGCATTCTGAATGCAAAAGTGCTCTCATTATGGTAGTTAGAGGACTCACTTCTACACTGGAACAGTTGCTTCTATCCAGCCAGGCCGCTGTCGAATGACAGCTGTACTTAAGTTCATCTCTTTTTGTTAGGCCTCTCTTTCTGCATTACATGTGTATGTCAGAACGTCACGGAGGCGGTGACTTATGTACAGTTAGCTTCAGTGAAAGGGAGCACATTACGAGCAGTGAAGTAATTTGCGCAGTACGTACGAGTTACGTTCACACTTTTTCCTGCTTTCCTAATAGTTTCCTTCTGGGCAAAAATAACCAAAATACTGCCTTAAAATTAGTAGATAAATAAAGACAAAATTTCTTCTTGTGTGCAAACTGGTGTTCCCAATAGTGTGGTCGCTACCTGTATATCGATGTTTTCGTTTAATGAGGAAATTCCCAAATCAAACATGCAAAACGTGGGACAGTACCCAAAGTTTTGTTTGAATCTTGCAGCATTCTGCCAAATGCATCACGAATCTAACATTTCAGAGAGGTGAGCCACGTTGAAGACTACGCCTTTGCCATTCACGAGGTCATCAAGGAGAAACTGACGCGGCAACAAAGAATCACGTATGTGCTTTTGGGGAGGGGTTCTTTTAGCAACATTTCGCATCTATTAGTAAGCGCTAGACTAGCCCCTGCTGTCACTTCCTTTCGGTACTGGTGAATTGATAACGCAGCGATGAGAGCAGTCACATTATTCGAGGTACATTAAAGGTAAAAGTTAACTATAAGTATTCTCGGTAAAGGTAAAAATAGCGTTTTTAAGGACCTTGGATCCCCAAAATGTGAACCGCGTGACTAGAATGTTTAATAAGTTGCCACTGATTAAAGATGGAAGCGAGGGAAGATAGTACGCCACATTAATGAATCATACAAGAGGATTCTAAGCTAAGAAAATGCGTGAAGCATGCTTAGAGGCCTTTGTCTCGGGAGAACGTATAAAGCTCTCCAGCATAGGACACAAATTTTCAATCTGCCATTATGGCCAAGAAGCCCTCTGGCAAATGATTTAGCGTTTTCCTCTATGCTTTTCTTCCGGTTAAGCAGTGTACTAACCAGAAATATCTTCTGTGATGAACCATGTTGCACTGAGTGTTTACCTTGCTTTCAAAAAGGCATTCTTTTCTCTAACCCATTTTTTTCCACGCACAACAATGTCAGTATTGTAGCTGCAGCGAAGACTTTCACAACACTTCGACGGACTATCCCGCCGTCGTAGTTTTTGTACATCAGCACCTAATCAGGATGTTTATATAATTTAgagcaaaaagcaaaagaaaacccTCAGGATGTTAAAGCTGGAAACTTCTCACCGCTATGCCTCTAAAACATAACTAGTAATTTCATTGTCCCAGCATCAAAGGCAGTTGACAGCAATTAAATTCGAGCACAACTTGGGGGAATACGAAAATCCAGTCTGGAAGTGTTGAAAAAGTGCTGTCATGAAACGCAGAAACGGTAAACTCAACGTTACGTTGTATATCGCTCACGTTACATCTTTTAAACTTTTCCGCAGTGCAAAGGAGGTCGTAGGCATCCTGATGCTGTTAGTAATTGGACTGTCGCTTGCGATCGACACAGACAGGTACTTCAGGTAAGTAGCCCTCGGTGAACGGCCACAGGGCTTCTAGTAAAAACATATTGTAGCGTATATATTGTGCCTTTACTTATCTGCTCTTGGGAACTTGCACTGTAAATTCGAGAAGCGAAACTTATTGGCTCCCCTAACGTAACATCGTGGAGCTGCCTCAAGCGCAATCACTTACGAGCCATGCGCAGCAGACGAGATCTaaaaacacgcacaaaaaaaggTTTCGGCTCTCGGTCGGTACGTAAATAATGATGGAATTTTGAGACAATTACTGAATACTTGATATCGAAATTTTGAGGAGAGGACAGTGCGAGTAAAATCGTACAGATTCgttcacacttgtctagagcgcttgagTGGTGTGATGTGGAGCAAATTAAATTAAATCTTATCGCAGCTAGGGATAAGGCACTGGTGCCTGCGTGGTtcacatgtctattaggctgctcTCTGACGCAGTTATCGgtgaaagtcaatacctacttcagaatttcgctttatttccacTGGGTGGCACCGCTCGAGGGCTCTAGACAAGTGTGGTCGACTCTGTACGTCCTTCGTCTTGCGGAAACCTAATTAAGAATTGCGAGGTGTCGTTGCTCAAAATAATCGACTAGTGGACAAGGATTCGATACTCGCTCCTAAGACACCTCAAAGGGTGCGTGTTAAGCAACTTCAGAtacgaaaaaacaaaaattagcggggacatttaagctccgccttaagggtatgacgcgatagtgtaatgGGTTAATTACTATATTTGCAAAAGATCATGCTCTAcgttcatatatccctgggagtccacatacccctcctagcgcagtggtgcagcggttatgcgatgcgccactgccctgcgatggcaggtgcttccggcggtgggccttgtgcgacccagggttgctcttcacgagcgaccaatcattattttaactgccaacTGCTCTGGTGGGTATTTGTCTCACTATGcgatgggcaggttgcgatgacgccacaaggtcacgtgacctgggtggcccacctgccttctaggttgctccCTGGGGACCACCTGCTGGAGCCAAGCATTTTTTCCTCACTGCGCCGACGACGACAAAGCCAACACAGGATTTTCTGGTGAACCAGACCATTAACGCTTTGGCTTTAAAAAAAGGCTCCGAAatgaagtccagctttctcgggcaaaacttttgaaaattggaaaattgtaacacactgttatggaaatactgCAGGTAATAATCCGTTCTTCTGATATGTTGCAAATTCTTTCTCTTAACGTGTGTCCAGCGGTCGCCGCATCGAACATGTGGTTTCGCTATTGATTTGAGTTATTTGGTGTGGTAAAGAATTGATTGGGCAGGCGTAGATCGAGGTACTTCTACTATGCCTAGCAGATGCTAAGCGACAGCAAGCGAAAGCATACAAAAGCAAGTGGTCAATGATGCTAACGCATTCTCCTCTCATAAAGTGAATTGTGCGAAGCAGTAATATTTTTATTCAGCTTTCCTATTGTTTAAATGTTCAATTCTTTGAgcactggtttatggtttatgggaatttaacgtcccaaagcgactccggctatgagggacgccgtagtgaagggcgccgggaatttggaccacctggggttctttaacgtgcactgacatcgtacagtaccgGGTCTctatagcatttcacctccatcgaaattcgaccaccgcggccgggatcgaacccgcgtctttcgggtcagcagccgagcgccgtaaccactgagccaccgctgcaggcCAGTTCTTTTAGCGCTATTTTTACTGCTGTTTACTCCAATATTTTCTCTGTTGAACGTTTTCTTCTGTAATGTGTTATGCTCTTTTCACCTGCCCTGCGCTATTTGGCCTTCGGATCGCTTGCGCTGGTTTTCAGTTCTGGCTCGGTTCCTCCAATGATTTTATCGCAAAGCGCTCTTCTATTTTTCTTCTTGTATCTTGCTTACGTGCTCCTGCTAAACCGCATACAATATCGTCGtaatcttttgaaaaaaaaaattgttctgttCAGCGCCTCTGGCCGTTTTATCTATCTTTATGCGCGTATTGTTTCTCGCGCTGGTTCTTGAAAGTATGACAAGGTGACTCGCCTAAAATCCTGCGCGCGCGCAGATTTGACTCCATCACAATGTCCTCGCTTTGTGCTGTGGTGGCCGTGGGCTTCCCGAAGGAACTGGGCAACCCCATGCTGGCCGACAGTCCCGCCAGTTGGCGCCTGGTCCTCCGCTGCTTACCCTGGGACCTGATACTGGTGCGACTAGGGGGAAGCGCCCTGCAGCTGGTTGCCAAGGTGCGCGAAAAATGATGACCCTGTTGAGCTTTTGAGTTGTATTACGTGACTAAGTATGACAGGAAAACGCGAACAACGGATGTTACGCTCCATGCCCCGCTGTTACGAGTTGCTTAATGCGATCATGGTTGCTTTATGCGTTAACAACAAAGACCAATCTATACAAAAAGCCGGAGGGGTCACACACTTCTCACCTGCTAAGGTTGGTACACGAAACagccagctgcgacctgccaTGGTTGATAGGGGGAAAAGGCGAGAGAGAAATCCCCTTCCCTTCAAGGGCAGAAGAGGAAGAGACGGGAAGGTGCCTGCCAAGGGAAGAACTTTGTCACCTGCCAAGGTTGGGGCACAGAGGAGCTAGTAAAACCCGACTTAGAAATTAGGTAAAATCAAAGACTTGAATTGTCAGTCGACTTCACATCATAGATGGCACAGAAATTCCCTCCCGCTGGCGCAGATTCAAAGGAGTTTCGAACTGAACCGCTGGAGTAAGGTGGCGCGTCAGTCATCGGTTATCGGCGCTATTGCAATGGTCCTAAAGTTTACACGCTTGTTTAGAATGTGAGTGACTTAGCTATTTAGACCACCGATTAGTCACAGTTGTGAAAGGAACTACTAAGCGTATGTGAAGAGAATTTGTTCTATTCAAAGGCTACGGTTCAAAGGCCGGATAAGGAAAAAAGCATTCGTAGGTTGCAGAAGAGAAATCAATCCCAGTGACTCTATTTACAAAGCGTGTTTCACCAAAGATTTTACATTATTACAACCAAAACGTGCTAACTAAGAGGATAGTTAACCAATTTTGAACAGTTAACTTCTTAACCATTACTGTTAGTCTCCCtaattattcagaggcgtgtgagtaagtaatattcatatcagtttctGAAATTTCGAAACGCGCTTGGCCTCGGCACTATGACCCAACAAAGTTTGGCTATATCACGACAAATTACTTGCTCTTTCGAGAAGTTCGCAGGCAaggaaatagccaaaatttgttgggccacggcTCCGAGGGTAACCGCGATTTTGAAATTTTAGAAACTAATACGGATATCAGTTtctgtgggctacacgcctctaaataaATAAGAAGGCTAGCGGTAATGATTAAAAAGTTAACTTCTAAACATTAGTTTAACAGCCTATTAGCACGTATTAGACGTATAAGCTATATTATGATACGCTGCACAGCTGACAggtatgccaaaaaaaaaacggtcttcTAACTCCAgtagcctattttaaaaaattgcggAACATCTATGGTTAAACGCCCTTTATGTTTTGTGAGTGGTAGGAGGAAAACTAGCTAATAAATAGATGTAAAGGGGACGAAGGGCAATGAGAGGAGTGAAATAGAACGGACTGGTCACACTTAACGAGCTGTGCACTAGCGGGAACAAAATTGCCGACGACAAGTGAGCTACAACCGAACGTAATAGCTCTGTTGCTAGCACGTGGCTCGAGACTGCAGTTGTAAATGTTAAAAGTCAGGACCACCTTTTCTAACGTGTGGTAGTCAAATGATGTGGTCGTTGGCAGACGTTACATGCTTTTCGGGCGTCCAGAACACATTTTGTTTCCCCGATAGTCCGTGCATTTTGTGTGTTTGAcgcaccaaagaaaaaaaaagtacgctTCGCTTGGGTATTATTATCTGCACTACGAGCATAGCGTTCGCGCGAGATTTTTTTGGGCCTAGAGAAACTTCGCTCACTCGTGAATAAACATGGTTAATGCAGCGTTCCAGTGCTTCTTCGTGGCTTTTGGAGACCGCGCTGGTGGACAGAATCAAGCCCGAAGTGCGGCCCGAATTGTGCCTGATTGCGCTGCTCGCCACCACTGCAGTGGTCGCTGAACTGGACACGGCGGACATCGACTCACACCTCATCAGGAGTCTACTGTTTTTGGTTAGGAGGATATATATCTATGACAAACGAAAAGGCTGTGTTGGGAATTGTGGTGTCGTTGCTATGAGTGGGTTGCCTTTAGAAACGAACTAGTAAGCTCACATCAAAGCCATCATATATGTGGGCAGGTCTATACCAAACAGCTATTCGCTAACAAGGGCTTAGACTATTTTCCTTAGGCAGTTATGAGGGCTGATAAGAAACAATAAGGAAAACCTTTCTCGGTGATTATCTCCACTTCATCGGAATGAAGTTCTATAACTGTTTCGAGCACATGATTCACAGAACATTCTTCGCTGCTACTATCCGCAGAACGTATTGTCCACAATGCTTTAGTCAGAATAGCATTAAATACTCCACACTTCTTGTTCTGCACGAGATCTCAGGTACAGCGTACCTGTGAGCTTTTCTGTCATGTCCAGCATTTTTGcaacaaaattttgaatattgcaaaATCGTAAGCAGAATatttcttttacagtgtttccatcgctcgcatcaagcagttaagactgccatagaaaaccaatgggcaatgcttttgacgatagcaaaaacgttaatagcaaaatatGCAAGACTGCCGATGGtagatctgcggatgtattgattgttagagtgaaatGTTTCAGTATATTGAAGAAATTTCtttcataaattctttcccgccgaaaaattcttttgtccagaagTGTTGGGTCTGGTATAGCGAGCAGGATATTCTACATTCAAGGATAAAAGTGCCACTGATAATTGACTTTTTGTGCGCACGAGGACTGTGAGAACCCATCGATATCGCGCCGTTCAGTGCCGAATTTTTCTACAAAAGGAATGCTGTGGAGAGACATCGTAAAAATACAAGCAGGTTTTTTTTCCAACCATAGTCAAGCATCAAAATATTTTAGTACAACTCTAAAGTCTAGTTAGTACAACTCTAAAGTCTCCATAcgcgaagtggttggtaacgacgGCGACCGAAGCCCAATAAACTGACAGCGATAAAGTACAACAACATAAAACGCCTTGGTGATCCTTGCTGCCAATCCACTTCCGGTCAACTACTTGCAGTGTTGAGCCCAACAACTTATGACTCTGAAGGTCAGATACTTTTGAACAGACATCCATTCTCTATTCATTAGCTTCCTCTTCGCCAACATATCGTAGGTACAGGCCTGAGCCTATGCAGCCAATGCCATCTGCCGATATAACATAGCAGTTTTACTGAGGGCGTGCAGACACATAAGCTGTGGGCACATAGAGGATATGTTATCTTGACTTTGGGGATCAATGTGTCACACACGTCATCAATACCCATCTAGCAATTCTCGATCaagtacaggtgcagtcaaaactAAACGAACCCCGCAATCGCCTTCTAGCATATTTCACGCGTTGTCTAATTGAAATTGGCAGCTGTGTGCTGGTAGTGGACACAAGAGCGCTTCGTCCTTATCAAGCCGTGTTTCTTGATTTCCGGCACGAAAAGTTAATTGCACTTAGAACAAAATGGTGGGTACTGTTTACTTTTGTCCACACCGGCACCTGTTACGAAAGGCAAGTTGCCTTTTAGAGGCGCGGTGCATCTCTTTGGGAGCGTTCTCCGTTCttcttgtgcgcatgcgcaggcggAGAGGTTCGAGCGCCACCCACTCTACTTCGTGCTGCCCGTGGTGATGCAGTCTCGCTACGTGCTGCTCATGCCGTACACACGGCCGTCGCTCATCTTCCTGCGCCTGCACTGCAACGTACGCAGCGCGCAACTTGTGAGTTTGCGTCTGTTCCTTTCGATTTAGCGCGCCAGCATGAAAACCTCCAATATCAGGTTTCGCCGTTGTGTGTCTGTCCGAATCCTCTGGCAGGCGTCCCACCTGACCCATCTAGTTGTAGGTAACCTGCCAGAAGGCTTTATGGCCCGGTATgcaaaaaacttcatggcaagacACACTTTGGGCGTCTTCGTACCCGCGACGGCGCGCACAGGTCAGCTTCATTGGCCACTACATTAGATCACTGTATACGTCATCGCCGCAACCGAACATTCCAAgtgtttaactgccagtctctcgcgctgtgctttgcacgTCAACaagttcatcagcttccatccgTGCGCAGTGAATCCAGAACACACGGCCATCGCATTTCCCTTTTAAACAGAGCCTAGAACCGAAACCGAAACGAAAACCGAAGTGCGAGCGCACCTAGTTAATTGGCATTTGGCCTAACCGCGCTATATCATCATTTTCTTTAGCTTAGTGCCATGAATAATTAGCTACAACCCTAGGGATTTTCTTTTGTGAGGTCATGCTTCGATAGAGCACATTGATGTCCTAGTAAGTcccaaaaaatgaataaaaacatATTTTGTGTACAACACTTCCAGGGGACTCCGCCCGAAGAAGATAAAGAATTCGATTGGAATGATTTTCTGGTATCCTGGATTAATATTGTTAGAGAGGTGACAACAAAGAGGAAAGTACGAACCGTGGCCACAGCTGTAGAAAATACATCCCCATAGTAATTATTTTTCTGTCCTTGATGCCCACGTACGGTTTTTACTTGGTGCAACTCCTGATGGTCCTATAAATTCCTGGCGTTCTAGACATATTTCAGGATTGCCATAGTTACAACCAGCTTTCTCTACCATTATGAACGGGAGTACGAAGATGTCTACGCCGCAGGATCCGGACCAGCGAGTACTTGTAGTCCATAAGGAAACCCAGCATACTCCTCGCGTCACCCGACGGCGACGAATATAGTTCACACTTCGAACAAGCGTAGCttgtttggccagttggtgcatggtacgcGGAAAACCAGCGGAAAGGGCACGTTCATAAACAGGAGAAGTACACAGCACAATGCTGGAAACACTATTTCAAAGTTCACACTATTTTAAAGATGAAGAAATCTTTGCTTGAGGAAACATGTACCTTAAATAAATAAAGTTGAAATCATGGTGTCACAGCCTCGGCAGCTTTTTGCACCGCAAGTACGCCGTCTCGTGTGGGATACCTCTGCGTAATGGATCTAGAGAGGATCTTGCATTAGCCATTAAGAGCGCCGGCAACACTGTGATGGCGTTCATTTGCCGAATTTCTACATAAAGACGCTAGATGCGTTTTTCTCTTGCTGAATTACATCCACCAGGCGAATTGCATATATTGGACAGCAGTcgcgcgtttgtgtgtgcgtgtgcgcgtacgtgcgtgcgtgtgtgcgtgcgtgtgtgtgtatgcgtgcgtgcgtgcgtgcgtgtgtatgtgtgtgtgttaaaaGCGCCTAACTGGGTGCCGTGTCATTGTGCCAAATACTGTGGCTTGGCATTGCGTCCCCAATTTTCacctcggttttttttttcttgcagctctGGCTTGGAATCCTGATCAAGGTCGCTTCCTCCGTAGGCTTCGTGATAGCAGCCAACACGCTGCTTGTTGTGTAGTTGTCACATTCCCAGAACTTCGTGCCTtgctttactttttctttcttgcaccaACTGGTGGAAGTCTGGATTTCTTTTAATCAGGACTGTTTCTTTCGTTGCTCTGACACTATCTGTTCGTGGTGGTGACCGCGTGAGATTTCAACGTCACACACATTTGGTGCATATTAGGTGAACTGACGGCCCACCATTCGATGTTTGGAGCCGTCAGCTGAAAGCGATCTTTATTATTTTGCAACTGCGTTGGTAGCTCGACTTCTAATACATTGTGCCTTCGatgatttgattttatttttattgcctTCTAGCTCCGAATCAAAATTTAGAGCGCCCAAGCCACGACCTGACTGATTGTTTTGCCAGAGCATCCAGCACAAAGTTGACAAAAACTCGGGATCTGATTTACAATTGGTACCGAATTTTAGTGGCGTTGTACTATAGATATATACCTCATGCAGAACGAGCATTTCACTTTAGTGCGCCATGTACCCATCGGCGACAGCCCTATTTGATAGATTCAGTGAAGCAATTATCGTTTGGTACGGGTGCCATTTTAAACGCCCAGTGAGCCAACATGTCTCAAGCCATACAGGTTTAAGTACTTGGCAAGACAAGCGGCTGCTCCTTTgtggcgtatttttttttcttcc
Protein-coding sequences here:
- the LOC144119808 gene encoding solute carrier family 13 member 2-like — encoded protein: MSSLCAVVAVGFPKELGNPMLADSPASWRLVLRCLPWDLILVRLGGSALQLVAKRSSASSWLLETALVDRIKPEVRPELCLIALLATTAVVAELDTADIDSHLIRSLLFLAERFERHPLYFVLPVVMQSRYVLLMPYTRPSLIFLRLHCNVRSAQLLWLGILIKVASSVGFVIAANTLLVV